The sequence below is a genomic window from Oreochromis niloticus isolate F11D_XX linkage group LG3, O_niloticus_UMD_NMBU, whole genome shotgun sequence.
tattGGTATTGGAAAAAATGCAGTTGTCtttcttatgtttttcattcattgattacatttattttaaaggccCTGCTCCCTTTTCCCTACTCCTAGTTTCTTCTAATTATATATAGCTTTATGAGTTTTAAATCATAAACATTTTAGACTGCAACTTATAATTTCATATTTTGAAACCATTCCTTTCTCAGACTGTGACCATGCTATGATAATCTTGTTCTGCTGCAAGTTTTGCACCTATTTATTTGATCCACTTTTTACACAAATCTTAACTGTAATTTTAGGGCCACCTTTACCATGTTACATGCTGGTGTGAGACTTTCAAAGGATTAAAGGCAAACAAACATTCTGACCGTGTAGATTTGTCAGGTCAGACCAGAGTAAGATGTCGACACATGTTAAAACGTGTTTGTTCTGCTCAAACGTAGCTCTTTGGTACATTCCATCACCCCATGAAATGTATTTGACATGAAACATTATAATCATAGACCTACAAAAACAGGGTTGTGCATACCtgagaaagatttttttttttaagtgaggaggaaaaaaagtcatAAATTGAGGCATGAGGGTCAAAAAAAAGGGCTAAAATAtagtttaaagagaaaagagactATAAAGACTCGGCAGTTCTCCTTACAACATTACATTCAGTTACATCAGCCACaccttgtttttcctttctaaTTCAGCTATCGCCCACTCTGATCTggaataaaaaaaggagaaatgcaCCAATCGTGGAGCTTTTCTCCCGCTGACTTCAGAAGTGTAAGTAATCCATGAAAACTCTTGGGcgaacatgtacacacacacacacacacactctttgtgtttatctccactggacttatttttctgacTAAAGCCCGGCCCTTGTCTTTGTAGCACCAGCTGATAAGTCTTGTTAAGGCCAGCTCATTAGGAGAGGGCCATCTCCGTGGCAACAGCTTGGTGACATCATGTCCATTATGCAACGTCGCGTAAACTGGacgtttcttgttttgttttttcagtagtGAGAAATGAGTGTTTTTGGTTTAAAGAGTCAGTCAAGCAGCACGGCTTCATCGCCGTAGGATGGTCAAACAGGAGGCGTGTGCACAGCGTTCTTCAGTGTGTTTGTTAGCTAAACACACTTAAATCCATACGTCTTCCCTGCAGCGTGTCTGGGTCAGTAGAACTTGTCATCGATGCGGAAGTGTGGCCTGGTGACATCATCGGGGTTGAGGAAGACGGATATGGATTTCCCAGGGTTCTCTGTGACCAGCTGCTGGAGTCGCTGCGCCAGCTTGTCCTCCGAAGGCGAGATGATGCCGTTGGCCGAGTGATGCCCGGGGAGTTGTGGCCGTTAGTACTTGCTGtcagctccttcttcagctgGCCTGCCTGCTGGGCTTGGTCCAGAGCCGCCCGCAGGTGCTCGCTGGGATCCGAGCGCACGTGGGCCAGTTTCCTGGCGACAAGGAGTGCTTGGCTGTCTGTCAGGTGCTCCAACATGTTGCTTTGGGGCAGGAAGTAATTTGGACAGTTTTTACCCAGGATGCAATGAGCCAGGTCGTCCAGGAGTCCCAGGAGGAGGCGGCCGGGCGTGTCGGTGTCCGGGCAGGACAGGTAGGCAGCAGGAAGTCGGTCACAGGCCCAGAAGAGAAGGGTGCGCAGGTGGTAGAGGCTGAGGCCTGTTCGCGGACGGGCCAGGATACGAGATAGGACAGCCTTGGCTGCTTGGAACGCCTGGGCCATGGGGAAGGGGATGCACTTCTTCAGCTGAACCTGTAACAGAAGAAACAAAAGCCAATGAGTGACCAGTTAGTAGGAAAGAGTGcagggagctgctgttgatttTTACTTAGATTCCTCATTTATGGGCACTTGTTTCTCTCTAATTTATCGTCTCTACAGTCTAGTTTGGTCGTGCTAGCTTCTTTCAATAGTTTCTTTCTGTTACCAGACGTCCACGTATGGCTGTATGTGTTAGACAGGTGGTGAGAGATGGAGTAGAGCACACAGGGAACTAGCAGAAGACAACACAGCCGTACTCGAGTTGATCTCAACGAGTCAGCTGGCAACAAAAGTTTCCCACAGAGTGTTTACTCCTCTGAAGCCACAGAGAGAGATGCTGACCTGTCCACACCGCACTAGAGCGACTTACATAGACAGACTTGCAGTGACTCTTTCTGTCAGATATTGTCACAGGCTGCTTTATGATTACATGTAATGTTGCTATTTTTTAGTCCTCTTTGTAGAGTCAGCATATTTTCACTTCTGAAACTCACTTTGACGCATCAATTTTCTGTCTCCAAAACAAGTCAGGGTTAAGTAACACATCATCTTTGCCTCACCTGTCGTCATGTGTGGAAGAGCTGCCTTAAAATCACCAGCACTGAATCAGCGAGCAGAAAGGATGCAAAATAATTCTCATttttcaaaagtaaaaataccTCTAAGTGCTAAAAATGCTACATTTTCTTTATCCTCCATTCATCTTCACTGGAGCTCCTGTGTTACACACTGTCATGATCCCTGGCTAGTTAGCATTAACCCCAATCAGTTGTGTAAATGTTGTAAATGTGCAGTTATTTTCTATCTTTCATGAAATATTGTTGGCTTCTGTTAATTTTTGCTTCCTTCCATCTGATACATCCTGATAAACCCCACAGAAATCCTGGTGGCTGACAGTCTAACACAAGACTAGTCATGACCTCTGTTATGTCTCTGTTACACACCAAGATTATGGTAAGTGTTATCAATAAGAGTATCAATAAAATGATCTCCAATTTTACAAATAAGAGAGTGAATTAAAAATGGGGCATAAATGAAAAAGAACattggaaacaaagaaaattgtTACTACGGTAACAAGCTCCCTCACCTCGCTGCGTGAGAACGCCAGTCTCCACTCCCTGTCAGGCCGACCACCCAGCGGGGAGCAGCAGGGCAGCAGATAGAAGCCAGATATGGCCTCCTCCTCTGTGATTTTACCATCCCAGAAGTGGTTGGCAGTCAGCCAGCCTTGGGCCACAGCGGGCCAGCCTCGAAACGACACCACCGGCAGAAGGTCGTACAGCACCCGGCTCGAGCCTGCCTGCAGGAAGGAGAGTGTGGAGGAATATTAAAATGTCACACACTCGGTGCTGAATTACAAACAGggcgtgaaaaaaaaaattattttaacatttgacTACAATCCTCTGCAATATTGATTTCACTCCACATAAACGTCCCATGAATAGGAGCAattttcacacagctgcaaAGTTAAACAGCCCTGATGTTCTTTATCGACTGAGGTGTAATGAGGGCTTCAGTTTATCATCGTTTTGGAAAGAAGAGCCGAAGCTGTACCTGCAGGATAATAGTAGTGAGGGGTCCGTTTCTCTCCAGGCGGTCAGGGGTGGGGATGCCTCTTTGGGGGCTGCGCCTCAGCTCCTCTACAGCCTCGCTCACGACTCCCCAGAACCAGTCCGTCACCAGGGTGGGAGAGAAGTAGCATCCATCCAGAGACTGAGGGGAGCCCAGGGAGGGGATGGAGCCTTTACCTGAGCGGGGAAGGGAGGGAGTGAGGCAGGATGAGTCACTGAATTTATACATTTATCTCACAGCGTGCAGTCACAGAGCCCGAAGATCTCACATTCATCACTTCAGGTGCTTAGCCAGAACCCCACAAGACCTGGAAGACCGTtgttattctgtgttttctgtACTTCTCGTTCACTTTACTCGAGACGCTGCGCTCTGCAGCCTGCTACAGTAATCTTGTGGGGCTGTTTATACACACTAAAGAAGTAGGACACTCAATACATCACATATTTACGGCGCCAAAGTTTCAGGGTCCCGACGGAAGCCAATTTCAGACAAATACCCCGGGCACGCTAATGGCCCGTTCCCACTGAATGCGTCATTTGTCACATAAAAATCGCGGGCAAATTAAAAACTACTGCAGCCGCTGAAACTGCTCCCACAGGACGTGCATAAGTCGCAACATCATTGGGAGCAGGCCTCAAGGCTGTAAACTTCATTAAATAGATTTAATTGATCTTCCAGTGTTTACGTGTTTCCCctttattttctctgtgctaTACACTGTAAACTGCGACCTAAAGGATGAGAGAGGCTGAGACGTGAGTAAAGAAGGTGTTACACTCGTAAACGTCTCTGAGTTTATTTAAAATTGTATCACAACACCGTGCATCAAGTTATGAGAGACGTGACTTAGATTCAATCAGCTGACACACAGTCCTCCTCTCCGTCTAGGAATTTCTCCTTCCCAGTTTCATCTCTGATTATCCTATTTTTTTGCAACTCACCCatttccccctcctcctcctcctcctcctcctcttcctcagtgggatgcccactctcctcCTGGCAGCAGATGCTCCAGCGGGACAGGATGCTGGAGTCACAGAGGCGAAGGCTGAGCCACGAGTGGCAGGGCGGGGAGTGTCTCATGTCCAGAGTGACTGGCTGGTTGCGGTCGTGAAGCTTAAGGGCGGGCACCAGCAGGGTGAAATCCAGGTCAAAGTCGGCCCCTTTGGCGTAGTCCCCAAGATCCTCGGGGTTGAGGTCCAAGACGCCCTCGCGGGCCCCGCCGGAGAGCAGCAGGTACTCGTTGGCCACCGGGAGGCGCTGGTCCACTTTCTGAACTAAGCCTAGAATTATTGAGCAAGAGGAAGAGAAGCTAATTAAATGGGTCCTGCTCttcttttccttgttttctGTCAGATTTCATTACACTTGTAGACGCTCACAGATGTGTGGGTTTGTCAAAGAGTCCTGCATGAGCACTGCACTAGACCCTAATGAACAATTCAGTGCTTACATGTAGGACTGAAAAATGTCAATCCCAGCCTGACATACTCTACACAAACATGAGGAATAAACAGACTGACACAAACAAAGATCCTCTTACACATCTCCAGGTAACAAGCTAAAGAAAAAAGGATAAATGTTTTATAGTTTTGTTAGCTAAGTGCACAGATAAGATGAAGATGGGGTGATAAATATCAGTAATCGGATGATCATCTCATTATATCCTCATTATATTTTAGTCCTGGCTGCATGAGGAGTGCTAAAAAGAATTCCTCACTCTGTTATTTGGACAGTTTATATGAGAGAAACTCCAGCCCTCAAATCCCTTTATGGCTACTTAGCTGTGCTGTATATGTTACAGGCTCCAGGCCCACGGGAGCTGCAGTGCTCGAGTCAACTAAATTATGTTTTGCCAGCTTAAAAGTGCAACTGAGAAAGCCTTGATCATACAGCCAAAACTGCACTGGTGTGGAGCTAACTGCTAGCTACTATAGGTCAACGTTAAagcacaaatattttaaaaacactttgCAGGGGAGAGATTGTTAGAGGTTGAACCTGAGAGTGTTTATCCCCACAGGGCAGTTAAGCAGCTGGAGATAGCTGGAACGGGGGGCATCAGACCAAGCCAGCAGGCCATGGGTGGGGGCGCAAAGCTCCTCATGTGATCCTCTCATCCTGTTACACGGGTACAAAACCTCAGTGGTATGTGATGTTTTCACGTAGAgccatgtgtgtgcatgtgcatgtacCTGTGTGCAAGTCAAATATCTGGATTACATGCTCTACGCATTAACACCGGTATATGACCGGTGCCTGGTACAAGCAGAGACCCAAAGACACGAGATATATATCATATCACAAATGTTGGACAGCTGCAGTTACAATATTAGATAATGATAGTTTGCCAAGTTTTCCAACTTTCCCTCTGGAAACTACAATATTATTGGAGAATTATAGAATATAATTTATACACAAAAAGAAATTGTGCTTAATCTGTAAAGTATTTCAAACTGATAAAGCAAAAACATCGACTCATTTCCCAATCAGCTTCATTCAGGTGGCAGCAGCAGCTTTATACACAGACAGACGGGACATGAGACTAATGTAAGAACAGAATTAGCAACACTTTAACAACAATAGTGAAAATAACTTAACAATGTAACTTTTTTACCATCTACGCAATATCATCACATGATAAAACTCCCccaaaacaattaaatgaaaCTCCCACACACTGTCACTaatacagttattaaattacaaCACTTTTGTCCTGTTTACCTTCATCAGGTACTTGATTAGGATGTAATGGCCTAAATGTATTACCAGGAAGCAAGACAAGTGTGTGGGAGTTTCACTTAATTGCTTTTTGGGGAATTTTTGTTCCAACACACCTCCAACATATATTCTACAGATTTTTAATAACTTTTTCcgcataaatattttgtattgtGGATCTTGTATATTTAGTTTTTTGAGCAGCTACTTAAAACCTGGCTTTTCCACCACGTAACCGCACCAGGAATTTCCATCTACAGTTTGATCTTCCCGTCATGACGAGTGAGTACTCCAGCGACGCTTGGTGGAGTGATTTGTTTACACACATCATGAGCTGCTAATGGAAGtgtccccagaaacacttccatttttttttagctttttttgtgATTGTGTTTCACTCGACCTCCGTTGTggtttttgctttaaaaaactgtttgtttgaCGTCTCAAGGCCACCGTATAAGCCAAACAATGAAGCTAATAATTCACTAACACAAAGTGGTATAAAGAAAGCCATTCTGAAGTCTTCCAGTGATATAAGCTGTTAAATTTAATGTGGTTTATTTGGCTGGTTTCCTACTAAAAATTAAAGAACCGTGtcatgtaaataataaatatagaaaCAGCAGGAACAGCTGATGAGAAccaatgcagcagcagcagcatcaccaCCACATGCTGTGTGCTACTTTACATGAAAAAGGCCAAAGACTTAGATTAACTATAAAGTATTAACAAAACTGGCTGGAAACtggaggaaaaatgaaaacGGGACTAACGTGTGAGTCAAAGTCAAAACTGCTGATGAGGATCTCTCTGGCGATTTGCTTTCGGAAGTAGGAGGGGAAACAAAGAAAGCACCACAGGGTGAGCTGTCGATGAGAAGAAGGAAAGCAGGAAGTACGTGACAGCTTGTCTTTAGATCTTCACATTTCTCAGCAGAATCGGATCGGCCCATCTAACTCTACGAGCTCCATTCGTTCTCTGACTAAACAAGTGCAGCTTACTCCTGCAGATCCTCCTGTTGGACTTTATGTAAAACACTCAAAGTCCTCTGGATCTCCAACCGCCCTCAGCCTTCCTAAAGGTGATAGTGTTACCAGTCTTAAACAGGTAATTCAGTAATCTAGTCTGTTTATCAGCCATCTTGACAGATGAGTTTTCCAGCACTTAACCTGTAACAGTGGATCTTCAGCAAACATCCTGCTAACAGAAACCTCATATTGTTGTAGCCAACTGATGATACCATACAGGGTCAATCAGTGGTCCATGGTGCTCGAAATACATCATCAGCTGACATACACCGATCAGGCGTAACATTATAATCACTGACAGATGAAGTGAGAACTCTGAAACGTTGGGTCCTGCCATCCATGTGGATGCTACTTTGACACACACCACGTATGTACATGGTTGGAGACCATGTAACCTTTTCATGGCAACGGTATTCGATGGTGGCTGTGGCCTCTTTTAATATGATAATGtgctctaccacaaagcgaagATGGTTCAAGAATGCTTTGAGGAGCACAACAATTATTTTGAGGTGTTGATTTGACTTCCAAATTTTCCAGATCTCAATCGAATCCAGCATGTGTGGGATgagctggaaaaagctgtctgATCCATGGAGGTCCCGCCTCACAACTTACAGGACTTTAAGGATCTGTTGGTGTCAGATAGGACAGCAAACCTTCAGGGGTCTAGTAGAGCCCATGCCTTAACGCAGGGGTGGGGatctccaggcctcaagggccggtgtcctgcaggttttaattgtgtccttgatccaacacagctgatttaagtgGCTAAATCACCTCCTcaaacatgtcttgaagttctccagagttctggtaatgaactaatcatttgattcaggtgtgctgacccagggtgatctctaaaacctgcagggcaccggcccttgaggcctggagttccccacccctgcctTAACGGGTCGGGGatgttttggcagcaaaagaGGGGCTGACACATTATTAGCCAGGCAGTTATAATGTTATGGTTGATTGCTATATAGTgatatgggaatttttgacttCCTAAAACTCAGTATTGGTCTTAAAAACCATCATACTTTATTAGTTTTTCCTCTATCTGAAGTACAGGTTTGTGGATGCAACTTGCCCACACAACAGTAGGCACAGTATGaccaactgattatcagaactTCAAAcctaaaaagacagaaagagacaggGGGAAAGGCCAGAAATGGTAAATGGGC
It includes:
- the tmem102 gene encoding LOW QUALITY PROTEIN: transmembrane protein 102 (The sequence of the model RefSeq protein was modified relative to this genomic sequence to represent the inferred CDS: inserted 1 base in 1 codon) encodes the protein MESLMSAVTPRSPAPAKKLSEVDFRSGATLEQLSAQVSELVLLEQGEFGDQTALEVHTAKDFIFNMLGLVQKVDQRLPVANEYLLLSGGAREGVLDLNPEDLGDYAKGADFDLDFTLLVPALKLHDRNQPVTLDMRHSPPCHSWLSLRLCDSSILSRWSICCQEESGHPTEEEEEEEEEEGEMGKGSIPSLGSPQSLDGCYFSPTLVTDWFWGVVSEAVEELRRSPQRGIPTPDRLERNGPLTTIILQAGSSRVLYDLLPVVSFRGWPAVAQGWLTANHFWDGKITEEEAISGFYLLPCCSPLGGRPDREWRLAFSRSEVQLKKCIPFPMAQAFQAAKAVLSRILARPRTGLSLYHLRTLLFWACDRLPAAYLSCPDTDTPGRLLLGLLDDLAHCILGKNCPNYFLPQSNMLEHLTDSQALLVARKLAHVRSDPSEHLRAALDQAQQAGQLKKELTASTNXPQLPGHHSANGIISPSEDKLAQRLQQLVTENPGKSISVFLNPDDVTRPHFRIDDKFY